Proteins from a genomic interval of Salinarchaeum sp. Harcht-Bsk1:
- a CDS encoding ABC transporter permease, giving the protein MRFHLILRKTVADLARPLVLLGYFLVFGGVLFFLAIGFASNDLENVASAPLAQQEAEFYRTFLGISVLWAGSIPLMLLGAIASATSLAKEAEQGTLQILLSKPVRRWEVLLGTFGAIVGFVLFVGIASLLLTGLAIFEFSGTSAAALEEGLFGALPGLLAFVLLIAVFVAALGLTLAVRTGNRLQTGLGSLVVPALYFAFFPVRALAGATYEDYYLYLLDVNYHFGNAFVVLIETVNGGFDAETQAFITTFTGVYDAKQAEAEPENLPESLDLAGHVEPVVSLLAIVLISVGLLAYATYRFQRMDVSA; this is encoded by the coding sequence GTGCGGTTCCACCTGATCCTCCGGAAGACAGTCGCGGACCTCGCGAGGCCGCTCGTCCTCCTCGGATACTTCCTCGTCTTCGGCGGCGTCCTCTTCTTCCTCGCGATCGGTTTCGCGAGCAACGACCTGGAGAACGTCGCGAGCGCCCCGCTCGCCCAGCAGGAGGCGGAGTTCTACCGGACGTTCCTCGGTATCTCGGTGCTCTGGGCTGGATCGATCCCGCTGATGCTCCTCGGGGCGATCGCGAGTGCGACCTCGCTCGCCAAGGAGGCCGAGCAGGGGACGCTACAGATCCTCCTGAGCAAGCCCGTTCGGCGCTGGGAGGTCCTGCTTGGCACGTTCGGAGCGATCGTGGGGTTCGTCCTGTTCGTCGGGATCGCGAGCCTGTTGCTCACCGGCCTCGCCATCTTCGAGTTCTCGGGTACTAGCGCCGCGGCGCTCGAGGAGGGACTCTTCGGTGCGCTCCCTGGATTGCTCGCGTTCGTCCTCCTGATCGCTGTGTTCGTCGCGGCGCTTGGGCTGACGCTGGCCGTCCGGACCGGCAACCGCCTGCAGACCGGGCTGGGGTCGCTAGTCGTCCCGGCCCTGTACTTCGCGTTCTTCCCGGTCAGGGCCCTCGCGGGCGCCACATACGAGGACTACTACCTCTACCTGCTGGACGTCAACTACCACTTCGGCAACGCCTTCGTCGTGCTGATCGAGACGGTCAACGGCGGGTTCGACGCCGAGACCCAGGCGTTCATCACGACGTTCACCGGCGTCTACGACGCGAAGCAGGCCGAGGCCGAGCCCGAGAATCTTCCCGAGTCGCTCGACCTCGCCGGCCACGTCGAGCCCGTGGTTTCGCTCCTGGCGATCGTCCTCATCTCCGTGGGACTGCTTGCGTACGCGACCTACCGCTTCCAGCGGATGGACGTCTCGGCCTGA
- a CDS encoding ABC transporter ATP-binding protein produces the protein MQEKDTTGIETAEATTDADSTATPAETPMIQARNLTKRYGDLTAVDGVDITVERGSIHGFVGPNGAGKSTTMQMLTGLVSPTAGEVRIGGDPAGSYAATAKIGYAPQEPAFYESMTGRNYLVYMGRVAGMGRNEASERADELLEWLDLADAADQTIGGYSGGMARKLGLAQAMIHDPELLILDEPTATLDPEGRASIIDSLQDLTEEGMTVFVSSHVLAELERFVDTVTILAEGQVARSGPLEAIRSAVSTETYVVDTTDNDRLATLLADHPTVERVERRDGGRVAAVPAEPEDFTIELQGMIGDAELGLRSMEREDGLEEAVLHLIEETQNGTAAGGVTGEATRTAAEGGADAPEAAPASDDPGREGGD, from the coding sequence GTGCAAGAAAAGGACACCACAGGCATCGAGACCGCGGAGGCGACGACGGACGCAGACTCGACCGCAACACCTGCCGAGACGCCGATGATCCAGGCGCGGAACCTGACGAAGCGATACGGCGACCTGACCGCCGTCGACGGCGTCGATATTACCGTCGAGCGAGGTAGCATCCACGGGTTTGTCGGGCCCAACGGCGCGGGCAAGTCCACGACGATGCAGATGCTGACCGGACTCGTCTCGCCGACGGCGGGCGAGGTGCGCATCGGCGGCGATCCCGCGGGCTCCTACGCCGCAACTGCGAAGATCGGCTACGCCCCACAGGAGCCGGCGTTCTACGAGTCGATGACCGGCCGGAATTACCTGGTCTACATGGGTCGCGTCGCCGGGATGGGGAGGAACGAGGCCAGCGAGCGTGCCGACGAACTGCTCGAGTGGCTCGACCTCGCGGACGCCGCCGACCAGACCATCGGCGGGTACAGCGGCGGCATGGCGCGGAAGCTGGGGCTCGCCCAGGCGATGATCCACGACCCGGAGCTGCTGATCCTCGACGAGCCGACCGCGACGCTGGATCCGGAGGGGCGGGCGTCGATCATCGACTCGCTGCAGGACCTCACCGAGGAGGGGATGACGGTCTTCGTCAGCAGCCACGTCCTCGCCGAGCTCGAGCGATTCGTCGACACCGTGACGATCCTCGCCGAGGGCCAGGTCGCCCGCTCCGGACCGCTGGAGGCGATCCGGTCGGCCGTCAGCACCGAAACGTACGTCGTCGACACGACGGACAACGACCGGCTCGCGACGTTGCTCGCCGACCATCCGACCGTCGAACGAGTAGAACGACGCGACGGCGGGCGTGTGGCGGCCGTTCCCGCGGAGCCGGAGGACTTCACGATCGAGCTCCAGGGGATGATCGGGGACGCGGAACTGGGACTCAGGTCGATGGAACGGGAGGACGGGCTCGAGGAGGCCGTCCTCCACCTCATCGAAGAGACCCAGAACGGGACCGCCGCGGGCGGCGTCACCGGAGAGGCTACCCGTACTGCTGCCGAGGGCGGTGCCGACGCTCCGGAGGCGGCACCGGCGTCCGACGACCCAGGACGAGAGGGAGGTGACTGA
- a CDS encoding S8 family serine peptidase: MPDSVPSTGRRAFLGAVGGGGLATVAGRLDAEWHRAAAADEPLDVVVRFEGIDDPRSIEENAVSRLKQHAGASHDNFRRFAATTAGIEIRREFWLADAVLARVDPGVVTLEAIAAVDAVSEIRPNDATSMTEGAIDRDSAVGSDLPRAKDRTDGARRRTGRAKSATTAGSARIGQQGDGAGPSYGLEQIHAPTVWDFYGARGEGVDVAVLDSGVDPEGHEGIQSALDRGGWMEFDDGGERVESDPYDPNGHGTGTSGLVVGDTTDDGVQYGVAPAAALYHAKVVGEDGLAFAPIVAGLEWAIEQGVDVVSMSLGPLSYPAQLVEPLENARASGVLVVGAVGNAGHYTSASPGNMPTVVGVGAVDRDGTVTDFSGGERILTDRYWGGAAPDGWPDEYTVPDVTAAGVEVPSAEPGGSYSGAGGASAAAPQVAGAAALALSAARAADADGVGVEDLERALVDAAVHPDRDDPFAVDPGEDDRYGAGVASALFAATELVAGHTITGTVYRPDGSPMPGALVGAEVGRRTRTDAEGRFELTLPAGEQPIGAGAIGYEVDATMLDPASTNEVEFTPTPADGPAVGLTEAPPDRIEAGGAATATFTAANVEFATVDVTTEGLLQRADLGLRVNGKSAQFGEPVEVDAVDRTPEFTVTIEVPEGARVGSVTADLAVSRNGEDRFGELPTVRVHSDPLRVGERVPSIQAPVDLVAPGTTIELGDATFSGSGGDGPSTLRLNKPVSLVAATDASPRIEIDGASDRPGIYVGANDVEIDGVTIDAPGASAGVQIGTEPQNRETDAPSAATIRNGTVRGGDTGVDVRVAPAAVVEANDVTGETVGISIIGPGATIVRGNDVHDVETGLALDGLAREVADNRFRGIGGTAIRVGTPQSRLDQLDAEPGPIRNNVVEGAAIGIEVTDGAAVGDISGNEFREVESEIVGLDGAGSVEEDSAWHLVLYGATGLSLVALLVPYARRRITR, encoded by the coding sequence ATGCCGGATTCCGTCCCGTCGACCGGTCGACGCGCGTTTCTCGGGGCAGTCGGCGGCGGAGGACTCGCTACGGTTGCGGGGCGTCTGGACGCCGAGTGGCACCGAGCCGCCGCTGCCGACGAGCCCCTCGACGTCGTCGTGCGCTTCGAGGGCATCGACGACCCACGGTCGATCGAGGAGAACGCAGTATCGCGACTCAAACAGCATGCCGGCGCGTCCCACGACAACTTCCGTCGGTTCGCCGCGACCACGGCAGGAATCGAGATACGCCGCGAGTTCTGGCTCGCAGACGCAGTCCTCGCGCGGGTCGATCCCGGCGTCGTCACGCTCGAAGCGATCGCAGCAGTCGACGCCGTCAGCGAGATTCGTCCAAACGACGCGACGTCGATGACTGAGGGCGCGATTGATCGAGATTCGGCCGTCGGCAGCGACCTGCCTCGGGCCAAGGACCGAACTGACGGCGCCCGCCGCAGGACCGGGAGAGCGAAGAGCGCGACGACCGCCGGCAGTGCGCGGATCGGCCAGCAGGGCGACGGCGCAGGGCCCTCCTACGGCCTCGAGCAGATACACGCCCCAACGGTCTGGGACTTCTACGGTGCCCGCGGCGAGGGCGTCGACGTCGCAGTGCTCGATTCCGGCGTCGATCCGGAGGGCCACGAGGGGATCCAGTCTGCACTCGATCGCGGCGGCTGGATGGAGTTCGACGACGGCGGGGAGCGCGTGGAGAGTGATCCCTACGATCCGAACGGGCACGGGACCGGAACCAGTGGGCTCGTGGTAGGGGATACGACGGACGACGGCGTTCAGTACGGCGTCGCACCAGCGGCCGCACTCTACCACGCGAAGGTGGTTGGCGAGGACGGGCTGGCCTTCGCACCGATCGTCGCGGGGCTGGAGTGGGCCATCGAGCAGGGCGTCGACGTGGTCTCGATGAGCCTCGGTCCGCTGTCGTACCCCGCACAGCTGGTCGAGCCCCTCGAGAACGCCAGGGCAAGTGGCGTGCTCGTCGTCGGGGCAGTCGGGAACGCCGGTCACTACACCAGCGCCAGCCCCGGAAACATGCCCACCGTCGTCGGCGTCGGCGCGGTCGATCGGGACGGGACCGTCACCGACTTCTCGGGCGGCGAGCGGATCCTGACCGACCGATACTGGGGCGGAGCAGCCCCGGACGGCTGGCCAGACGAGTACACCGTCCCCGACGTCACCGCCGCGGGGGTCGAGGTCCCGAGCGCTGAGCCCGGAGGGAGCTACTCAGGGGCGGGCGGGGCGAGCGCCGCAGCACCCCAGGTCGCCGGCGCAGCAGCGCTGGCGCTTTCGGCCGCCAGAGCGGCCGACGCCGACGGCGTTGGCGTCGAGGACCTGGAGCGAGCCCTCGTCGACGCGGCGGTGCACCCGGACCGGGACGATCCCTTCGCCGTGGATCCGGGCGAGGACGACCGCTACGGAGCCGGCGTCGCCAGCGCGCTGTTCGCCGCGACGGAGCTCGTCGCCGGCCACACGATCACCGGCACCGTCTATCGACCCGACGGGTCGCCGATGCCCGGCGCACTGGTCGGCGCCGAGGTCGGGCGGCGGACGAGGACCGACGCCGAGGGGCGCTTCGAGCTAACCCTGCCTGCCGGTGAGCAGCCGATCGGTGCGGGCGCCATCGGGTACGAGGTCGACGCCACGATGCTCGACCCGGCGTCGACCAACGAGGTCGAGTTCACGCCCACCCCCGCCGACGGGCCAGCGGTGGGACTGACCGAGGCGCCGCCGGACCGGATCGAGGCTGGCGGGGCCGCGACGGCGACGTTCACCGCCGCGAACGTCGAGTTCGCAACCGTCGATGTGACGACGGAAGGGCTGCTCCAGCGAGCGGACCTCGGACTGCGCGTGAACGGGAAATCGGCCCAGTTCGGGGAGCCAGTGGAGGTCGACGCAGTCGATCGGACCCCCGAGTTCACCGTCACGATCGAGGTCCCCGAGGGGGCACGGGTCGGTTCGGTCACGGCCGACCTCGCCGTTTCGAGGAACGGGGAGGACCGGTTCGGCGAGCTTCCGACGGTACGGGTCCATTCGGATCCCCTCCGCGTCGGCGAGCGGGTCCCGTCGATCCAGGCACCCGTCGACCTCGTCGCGCCGGGCACGACGATCGAACTCGGCGACGCGACGTTCTCCGGGTCCGGCGGTGACGGCCCGAGCACCCTGAGACTGAACAAGCCAGTGTCGTTGGTCGCCGCTACAGATGCATCGCCCCGGATCGAGATCGACGGCGCGTCGGACCGCCCGGGAATCTACGTCGGCGCGAACGACGTCGAGATAGACGGCGTCACGATCGATGCACCGGGCGCGTCAGCCGGGGTGCAGATCGGCACCGAACCGCAAAATCGCGAGACGGACGCGCCTTCGGCGGCGACGATCCGGAACGGCACGGTCCGTGGCGGGGACACCGGCGTCGACGTTCGGGTCGCGCCAGCGGCCGTCGTCGAGGCGAACGACGTGACCGGCGAGACCGTCGGCATCTCGATCATCGGCCCAGGAGCCACGATCGTCCGCGGGAACGACGTCCACGACGTCGAGACGGGGCTCGCGCTCGACGGTCTGGCGAGGGAAGTCGCCGACAACCGGTTCCGCGGAATCGGAGGCACGGCGATCCGCGTCGGGACCCCACAGTCGAGACTGGATCAGCTCGACGCCGAACCGGGCCCGATTCGGAACAACGTCGTCGAGGGGGCAGCGATCGGGATCGAAGTGACCGACGGGGCAGCTGTCGGCGATATCTCTGGCAACGAGTTCCGCGAAGTCGAATCGGAGATCGTGGGCCTCGACGGCGCTGGCTCGGTCGAGGAGGACTCGGCGTGGCACCTCGTGCTCTACGGCGCCACTGGGCTCTCGCTGGTCGCACTGCTCGTCCCGTACGCCAGACGACGGATTACGAGGTGA
- the rio1 gene encoding serine/threonine-protein kinase Rio1, producing MAGEFGLVEPDAVDEVGDEWPELDVSDTEADRIARERDREFDEFRKRIRDADQFKVEASVFDDATFAALYKLVQDGYIAAFGGPLSTGKEANVYEALAGDRARNVLAGEDVSATTRTAGEIEGSARQRGRSGEDPADELAVAVKVYRINASNFRDMREYLVGDPRFEELGDKQKIVLAWTRKELSNLERARKAGVRVPTPIAAERNVLVMEFVGAAGERGRRLDEVHVENPETAYEVVREYVRRLYDAGLVHGDLSEYNLLVHDGELVVIDVGQAVTIHHPNADEFLDRDCENVAAFFARQGVDADGDELAAWVRENAEPAN from the coding sequence ATGGCAGGAGAATTCGGGCTCGTGGAGCCAGACGCCGTCGACGAAGTCGGCGACGAGTGGCCCGAACTCGACGTCTCGGACACCGAGGCCGACCGCATCGCACGCGAACGGGACCGGGAGTTCGACGAGTTCCGCAAACGCATCCGCGACGCCGACCAGTTCAAGGTCGAGGCCTCGGTCTTCGACGACGCGACCTTCGCCGCGCTCTACAAACTGGTCCAGGACGGATACATCGCGGCGTTCGGCGGGCCGCTCTCGACGGGCAAGGAAGCCAACGTCTACGAGGCGCTCGCCGGCGACCGGGCCCGAAACGTCCTGGCCGGTGAGGACGTATCCGCGACCACCCGGACCGCGGGCGAAATCGAGGGATCGGCTCGACAGCGCGGACGCAGTGGCGAGGACCCCGCCGACGAACTCGCGGTCGCCGTCAAGGTCTACCGGATCAACGCCTCGAACTTCCGGGACATGCGCGAGTACCTCGTCGGCGACCCGCGCTTCGAGGAACTCGGCGACAAGCAGAAGATCGTTCTCGCGTGGACGCGCAAGGAACTCTCGAACCTCGAACGGGCCCGCAAAGCAGGCGTCCGGGTCCCCACGCCCATCGCCGCCGAACGCAACGTGCTCGTGATGGAGTTCGTCGGCGCTGCCGGCGAGCGCGGGCGCCGCCTCGACGAGGTCCACGTCGAAAATCCCGAGACGGCCTACGAGGTCGTCCGCGAGTACGTCCGCCGGCTCTACGACGCCGGCCTCGTCCACGGCGACCTCTCGGAGTACAACCTGCTCGTCCACGACGGCGAACTGGTCGTCATCGACGTCGGGCAGGCAGTAACGATCCACCACCCCAACGCCGACGAGTTCCTCGATCGGGACTGCGAGAACGTCGCAGCATTCTTCGCCCGGCAAGGGGTCGACGCTGACGGCGACGAACTCGCTGCGTGGGTCCGGGAGAACGCCGAGCCGGCGAACTGA
- a CDS encoding PadR family transcriptional regulator — protein MYDLTGFQRDLLYTIAGKEEPHGLAIKDELEDYYEKEIHHGRLYPNLDTLVDKGLVEKGQLDRRTNYYMLTSRGKREIEARREWEDQYVDL, from the coding sequence ATGTACGATCTGACAGGATTCCAGCGCGATCTCCTCTACACCATCGCGGGCAAGGAGGAGCCCCACGGCCTCGCCATCAAGGACGAACTCGAAGACTACTACGAGAAGGAGATCCACCACGGACGGCTCTACCCGAACCTCGACACGCTCGTCGACAAGGGACTCGTAGAGAAGGGACAGCTCGACCGCCGGACGAACTACTACATGCTCACCAGCCGCGGCAAGCGCGAGATCGAGGCGCGCCGCGAGTGGGAGGACCAGTACGTCGACCTCTGA
- a CDS encoding MgtC/SapB family protein gives MSIALQLGRAPLEEPVVRLVLAAALGLFLGLEREWSEKAAGVRTFALTSLLGASLLLLEEPWLLALGAVLALAQGAMLSIQGLLDPDRGLSLTTWVALFVAYAVGALVAAEFVLEGVAVTVVTSLLLLEKRELHSFAGGLSRPELRSVSEFAILAFVIYPLLPTGTVELAVQSVTVSLEPRVAWAMVVTVAAIGIGNYAIVTTYGGRGVAMTGFVGGLASSTAVVGTMVDYVRQRPDASGYAVAAILLAVAAMAIRNLAIALTFTIGRGLLVDVAVPLVAIVLAAGLLAARSAEWSEPVEFDLESPFSVRNVVGFGAVFAVVLVAGSIAEQELGQLGFYAATAATGFVSSGGAATSAVILYRSGTIDASTATIGILLASGASIVVKVGLTALGGDHRFAREVAIRSAILLVVAAVATLFVVL, from the coding sequence GTGTCGATCGCCCTCCAGCTCGGGAGAGCCCCGCTCGAGGAGCCGGTCGTCCGGCTGGTGCTCGCAGCGGCGCTCGGACTCTTCCTGGGCCTCGAGCGCGAGTGGTCGGAGAAAGCTGCTGGCGTCCGGACGTTTGCGTTGACCAGTCTCCTGGGAGCGTCGCTCCTGCTCCTCGAGGAACCGTGGCTGCTGGCGCTAGGTGCCGTCCTCGCACTGGCCCAGGGCGCCATGCTCTCGATCCAGGGGCTGCTCGATCCGGATCGCGGTCTCTCCCTGACGACGTGGGTCGCCCTGTTCGTCGCGTACGCGGTTGGCGCGCTCGTCGCCGCAGAGTTCGTCCTGGAGGGCGTCGCGGTCACGGTCGTGACGTCACTGCTCCTCCTCGAGAAGCGCGAACTCCACTCGTTCGCGGGTGGACTCTCTCGCCCAGAACTCCGCTCCGTTTCGGAGTTCGCGATCCTGGCGTTCGTGATCTATCCGCTCCTTCCGACCGGGACCGTCGAACTCGCCGTCCAGTCGGTCACCGTCTCGCTCGAACCTCGGGTCGCGTGGGCGATGGTCGTCACGGTCGCCGCCATCGGCATCGGCAACTACGCGATCGTGACGACCTACGGCGGCCGGGGCGTCGCGATGACCGGCTTCGTGGGCGGCCTCGCGTCCTCGACGGCCGTCGTGGGAACGATGGTCGATTACGTCCGGCAGCGGCCGGACGCCAGCGGCTACGCCGTCGCGGCGATTCTCCTCGCCGTCGCCGCGATGGCGATCCGGAACCTCGCGATCGCACTCACGTTCACCATCGGGCGGGGACTGCTCGTGGACGTCGCCGTGCCGCTCGTCGCGATCGTCCTCGCTGCTGGCCTGCTCGCCGCACGGTCCGCCGAGTGGTCCGAACCAGTCGAGTTCGACCTCGAGAGTCCCTTTTCGGTCAGGAACGTCGTCGGCTTCGGCGCCGTCTTCGCGGTCGTCCTCGTCGCCGGCTCCATCGCCGAGCAGGAACTCGGCCAGCTCGGCTTCTACGCCGCGACGGCCGCCACCGGTTTCGTGTCCTCCGGCGGTGCCGCGACCTCGGCGGTGATCCTCTACCGCTCCGGAACCATCGACGCGAGTACTGCAACGATCGGTATCTTGCTCGCGTCCGGTGCCTCCATCGTCGTGAAGGTCGGGCTCACTGCGCTCGGCGGCGATCATCGGTTCGCCCGCGAGGTCGCGATCCGCTCCGCGATCTTGCTCGTCGTCGCCGCCGTCGCGACGCTGTTCGTCGTGCTCTAA
- a CDS encoding aminotransferase class III-fold pyridoxal phosphate-dependent enzyme, whose product MDRASAEPSVRSVPGARASRWVEAHHEHAAPSTHVYEFVWDHTAPAAGPFCTDVDGNVLLDFTSHVGAAPLGYENRRIREKLDAFDVPDPAKIAGQDFYVAGGEGGPAEPEFPGPTQLQDRLADRSSDYGLDTVFLSNSGAEAVENAIKICYDDTGGRRGITFEGAFHGRTLGALSLNRSKQVHRHTFPDVGGIVDAPYCDDAGTDPGTCDCGFFVDGGDSSVLRRKLDPNAGHLPADEVAYIIVEPIQGEGGYRIPSDPFLEELSDLAALHDIPIVVDEIQSGIGRTGDFWAVDHGPIEPDVIASAKALRVGATIADSDTFPETEGRLSSTWGAGDVLASLQGVLTLDVIEEENLLANATARGEQFLDLLADADLPGAVDVRGRGLMLAVEFDEKERRDAIVRECFERGLLLLGCGYSTIRFLPPLDVREREVSMGVDTFADAVQAVRGVREH is encoded by the coding sequence ATGGACCGCGCCAGCGCGGAGCCGTCGGTGAGGAGCGTGCCGGGAGCACGAGCGAGCCGCTGGGTCGAGGCACACCACGAACACGCTGCCCCCTCGACGCACGTCTACGAGTTCGTCTGGGACCACACGGCGCCCGCCGCTGGCCCCTTCTGTACGGACGTCGACGGCAACGTGCTCTTGGATTTCACCAGTCACGTCGGCGCCGCGCCACTGGGCTACGAGAACCGCCGCATCCGCGAGAAACTCGACGCGTTCGACGTTCCCGACCCTGCGAAGATCGCTGGCCAGGACTTCTACGTCGCAGGTGGCGAGGGAGGGCCAGCGGAGCCCGAGTTCCCCGGTCCCACCCAGCTCCAGGATCGCCTCGCCGACCGGTCTTCAGACTACGGGCTCGATACCGTCTTCCTCTCGAACTCCGGCGCCGAGGCGGTCGAGAACGCGATCAAGATCTGCTACGACGACACCGGCGGTCGGCGCGGGATCACGTTCGAGGGTGCCTTCCACGGCCGCACCCTCGGTGCACTCTCGCTCAACCGTTCGAAGCAAGTCCACCGCCACACGTTTCCGGACGTCGGCGGCATCGTCGACGCTCCGTACTGCGACGACGCCGGAACCGATCCTGGGACCTGCGACTGCGGCTTCTTCGTCGACGGTGGCGACTCGTCCGTCCTCCGTCGCAAACTGGATCCGAACGCTGGCCACCTGCCGGCCGACGAAGTCGCTTACATTATCGTCGAACCCATTCAGGGCGAGGGCGGCTACCGCATCCCCTCCGACCCGTTCCTCGAAGAGCTGTCCGACCTCGCCGCGCTCCACGACATCCCGATCGTCGTCGACGAGATCCAGTCGGGCATCGGCCGGACTGGCGATTTCTGGGCGGTCGACCACGGCCCCATCGAGCCCGACGTGATCGCCTCTGCGAAGGCGCTCCGGGTCGGTGCGACGATCGCGGACTCGGACACGTTCCCCGAGACGGAGGGCCGACTCTCTTCGACGTGGGGCGCCGGCGACGTGCTCGCCTCGCTCCAGGGCGTGCTGACGCTGGACGTCATCGAGGAGGAGAATCTCCTCGCGAACGCGACCGCCCGGGGCGAGCAGTTCCTCGACCTGCTCGCCGACGCCGACCTGCCGGGTGCCGTCGACGTCCGCGGCCGCGGCCTCATGCTCGCGGTGGAGTTCGACGAGAAGGAACGCCGCGACGCGATCGTCCGCGAGTGTTTCGAGCGCGGCCTCCTGCTCCTGGGCTGTGGCTACAGTACGATCCGGTTTCTGCCGCCGCTGGACGTCCGGGAGCGGGAGGTGTCGATGGGCGTCGATACGTTCGCGGACGCCGTGCAGGCAGTCAGGGGCGTCAGGGAGCACTGA
- a CDS encoding Gfo/Idh/MocA family protein, whose protein sequence is MTVTIGFVGAGGIAEWQHFDIVEARDDVEVAGICDVNQAAASEAAERFDATAYTDHEKLYDGEDLDAVFVCIPPFAHGPAEIAAAERGIDLFVEKPLALSVDRAREIHQAIDAADVLAGVGYDWRYSRGVERAQELLDGRTVATIEGRWWGGVPGDDGHWWREFEKSGGQIVEQATHVYDTVRLLAGDVEAVSGAGSHRLVDAVDFADSTSVTMEHESGAISHVSTTCAAEDHDAHLEVVADGATLRITEEEITGTVDGEDIEESFDVNPYAVEVDAFVEAVAAGDPSPIRSTYDDAFDTFALTMAANEALDADGRVQPAAIDDGTDAGEADQ, encoded by the coding sequence ATGACAGTCACCATCGGCTTCGTCGGCGCCGGCGGCATCGCGGAGTGGCAGCACTTCGACATCGTCGAGGCACGGGACGACGTCGAGGTCGCGGGCATCTGCGACGTCAACCAGGCTGCAGCCAGCGAGGCCGCCGAGCGCTTCGACGCGACGGCCTACACCGACCACGAGAAGCTCTACGACGGCGAGGACCTCGACGCGGTCTTCGTCTGCATCCCGCCGTTCGCGCACGGCCCCGCCGAGATCGCTGCGGCCGAGCGCGGGATCGACCTGTTCGTCGAGAAGCCCCTCGCACTCTCGGTCGATCGGGCGCGGGAGATCCACCAGGCGATCGATGCCGCGGACGTGCTCGCCGGCGTCGGCTACGACTGGCGCTACTCCCGGGGCGTCGAGCGCGCCCAGGAACTCCTCGACGGCCGTACAGTCGCCACCATCGAGGGCCGCTGGTGGGGCGGCGTCCCCGGCGACGACGGCCACTGGTGGCGCGAGTTCGAAAAATCGGGCGGACAGATCGTCGAGCAGGCCACGCACGTCTACGACACCGTGCGCCTGCTCGCTGGTGACGTCGAGGCCGTTTCGGGCGCAGGCTCTCACCGCCTCGTGGACGCCGTCGACTTCGCGGATTCGACGTCCGTCACGATGGAGCACGAGTCCGGCGCGATCAGCCACGTCTCGACGACCTGTGCCGCCGAGGACCACGACGCACACCTCGAGGTCGTCGCCGACGGCGCGACGCTCCGGATCACCGAGGAGGAGATCACCGGCACGGTCGACGGCGAGGACATCGAGGAGTCCTTCGACGTCAATCCCTACGCCGTCGAGGTCGACGCGTTCGTCGAGGCGGTCGCTGCGGGCGACCCGTCTCCCATCCGCTCCACGTACGACGACGCCTTCGACACGTTCGCGCTCACGATGGCCGCGAACGAGGCGCTGGACGCTGACGGACGGGTCCAGCCCGCAGCGATCGACGACGGAACCGACGCCGGGGAGGCCGACCAGTGA
- a CDS encoding hydroxypyruvate isomerase family protein — protein MNLSVVPWGFFPEASTAEQIERVAAAGADAIEILDLGELSPEEARDHAADHGIDVAVLQASGETVGIDNVAPAIVDPGSVEQSIAELESSIEAAAAADARNCLAVVGQRQPTVPRHEQRSAIVETFRSVAPAAEDAGVTVVPEVLNAVDDHPGYFLTDPGEAYSIAEAVDSPNVGFLLDVYHQQREHGNVVPTFESTIDHVEHVHFADAPGRNEPGTGELAMERILTALDELGYDGYVGAEFSATGDPDETLRDVVELVP, from the coding sequence GTGAACCTCTCCGTCGTGCCCTGGGGCTTCTTCCCCGAGGCGTCGACCGCCGAGCAGATCGAACGCGTCGCCGCGGCGGGCGCGGACGCCATCGAGATCCTCGACCTCGGCGAGCTATCCCCCGAGGAGGCTCGCGATCACGCTGCCGATCACGGCATCGACGTCGCGGTCCTGCAGGCCAGCGGCGAGACCGTGGGCATCGACAACGTCGCGCCGGCGATCGTCGATCCCGGGAGCGTCGAGCAGTCTATCGCGGAACTCGAATCGTCGATCGAGGCTGCGGCGGCCGCTGACGCCCGGAACTGCCTCGCCGTCGTCGGGCAGCGCCAGCCGACGGTGCCCCGCCACGAGCAGCGGAGCGCGATCGTCGAGACGTTCCGGTCGGTCGCTCCCGCCGCGGAGGACGCTGGCGTGACGGTCGTCCCGGAGGTCCTGAACGCCGTCGACGACCACCCGGGGTACTTCCTCACCGATCCCGGCGAGGCCTACTCGATCGCGGAGGCGGTGGACTCGCCGAACGTCGGCTTCCTGCTCGACGTCTACCACCAGCAACGCGAACACGGCAACGTCGTCCCGACGTTCGAATCCACGATCGACCACGTCGAGCACGTCCACTTCGCCGACGCACCTGGCCGCAACGAGCCGGGGACCGGGGAACTGGCGATGGAGCGGATTCTCACGGCGCTGGACGAACTCGGCTACGACGGCTACGTGGGCGCGGAGTTCTCGGCGACCGGCGACCCGGACGAGACGCTCCGCGACGTCGTCGAACTGGTGCCCTGA